Proteins found in one Brevibacillus brevis genomic segment:
- the yaaA gene encoding S4 domain-containing protein YaaA: protein MREVSISTDYIALGQFLKLAEIIDTGGMAKAFLAEVPIQINGELDNRRGRKLYPGDEVAIEGYGRYQVVRP from the coding sequence ATGCGTGAGGTTTCCATAAGCACAGACTATATTGCTCTCGGCCAATTTTTGAAGCTGGCTGAAATCATTGACACGGGGGGAATGGCCAAAGCTTTTTTGGCTGAGGTTCCGATCCAGATTAATGGAGAGCTGGACAACAGACGTGGACGCAAGCTATATCCTGGCGATGAAGTGGCGATTGAAGGCTATGGTCGCTATCAAGTGGTACGCCCCTGA
- the recF gene encoding DNA replication/repair protein RecF (All proteins in this family for which functions are known are DNA-binding proteins that assist the filamentation of RecA onto DNA for the initiation of recombination or recombinational repair.), which yields MFLKNLSLTNYRNYETMSLSFDGPIQLFIGNNAQGKTNALESIYVLALAKSHRTPRDKELISWDADYATIRSDVLRRYGSVRLELQLTTKGKRAKINGMEQQKLSAYVGALNVVMFAPEDLSIVKGAPAQRRRFIDMEIGQVSPTYLYYLSNYNKVLAQRNQLLKDLAMKKSNSLEMLAIWNTQLADLAVKLLRKRFEFIRKLETWAQEIHTGITDGRERLSLHYVNSSPVTEEMTIDQAVDKMLAAYEEVRDREIMRGNTLIGPHRDDFSLKVNNMDVQTYGSQGQQRTSALSIKLAEIELIKEEVGEYPVLLLDDVLSELDEHRQTLLLETIQDRVQTFVSTTGVEGLKHQVLQQASRFYVREGKISGER from the coding sequence TTGTTTCTCAAGAACCTGTCGCTAACCAATTATCGCAACTACGAAACGATGTCCCTGTCGTTTGACGGTCCCATCCAGTTGTTTATTGGCAACAACGCTCAAGGGAAAACGAATGCTCTCGAATCGATCTATGTTTTGGCACTCGCCAAATCCCACCGAACGCCCCGCGACAAGGAGCTAATTTCCTGGGATGCCGATTATGCCACGATCCGTAGCGATGTTCTTCGTCGCTACGGTTCTGTTCGTTTAGAGCTGCAGTTGACAACCAAGGGAAAGCGGGCCAAAATCAACGGAATGGAACAGCAGAAGCTGAGCGCCTATGTGGGGGCATTGAATGTCGTCATGTTTGCACCCGAGGATCTTTCCATTGTCAAAGGCGCACCTGCCCAGCGCAGACGCTTCATCGATATGGAAATCGGTCAAGTTTCACCTACGTATCTTTATTATTTGAGCAATTACAACAAAGTGCTGGCCCAGCGAAATCAGCTTTTAAAGGATTTGGCCATGAAAAAAAGTAACTCGCTGGAAATGCTGGCAATTTGGAATACCCAATTAGCCGATTTAGCGGTAAAATTGTTACGGAAGCGTTTTGAGTTCATTCGGAAGTTGGAGACGTGGGCACAGGAAATCCACACTGGCATTACCGATGGCAGGGAAAGACTTTCTTTGCATTACGTTAACTCATCGCCCGTTACAGAAGAGATGACGATAGATCAAGCTGTAGATAAAATGCTTGCTGCCTACGAAGAGGTTCGCGACCGGGAAATCATGCGGGGGAACACCCTTATTGGGCCACACCGTGATGATTTTTCACTTAAAGTGAACAACATGGATGTGCAAACGTATGGTTCCCAGGGACAGCAACGCACCAGTGCGCTGTCCATTAAATTGGCCGAAATTGAGCTGATTAAAGAAGAAGTGGGAGAATACCCCGTTCTGTTGTTGGATGATGTCTTGTCAGAGTTGGATGAACATCGGCAAACATTGCTGCTCGAAACCATTCAGGATCGAGTACAGACGTTTGTAAGTACCACAGGTGTGGAAGGCTTAAAGCATCAGGTTCTCCAGCAAGCCTCTCGTTTTTACGTGAGGGAAGGGAAAATCTCCGGAGAAAGGTAG
- the dnaN gene encoding DNA polymerase III subunit beta, which produces MHITVQREKLSNAVSHVSKAVSSRTTIPILTGIKIKTDDEGLTLTASDSDVSIEVQIPMEEAGEWGVTVHQPGSIVLTARIFSEIVRKLPSNEIDIQVDDRLVTKIRSGQAEFTINGMDANEYPQLPHLEEDKVFSVPCDLLKAMIRQTVFGVSTSEMRPILTGLMWSLDQGKLRFVATDSHRLASRTAMVECPEDLSFHNVVVPGKSCNELVKILDDDQNLADIVVADNQILVKSKHILFYSRLLEGTYPDTTRIIPQGSKTEITVSTKEFLQSIERASLLSREGKSNVVKLVTMPDGTVEITSNAPEIGKVTDILMPKAMNGEELKISFNAKYMIDALRAIDSAEIKASFSGPMSPFVIRPTDHDWMLHLILPVRTY; this is translated from the coding sequence ATGCATATTACCGTTCAGCGTGAAAAGCTGTCGAACGCCGTATCGCATGTTAGCAAAGCAGTTTCTAGCAGAACTACGATTCCAATTTTGACCGGGATTAAAATCAAAACGGATGATGAAGGTTTGACACTGACAGCAAGCGATTCTGATGTGTCTATTGAAGTTCAGATCCCGATGGAAGAAGCCGGAGAATGGGGAGTTACCGTACATCAACCTGGTAGCATTGTGTTGACTGCACGTATTTTCAGCGAAATCGTGCGCAAACTGCCAAGCAATGAAATCGATATTCAAGTGGATGATCGTCTCGTAACCAAAATTCGTTCCGGACAAGCTGAGTTCACCATTAACGGAATGGATGCCAACGAATATCCACAGCTGCCGCATCTGGAAGAAGATAAAGTCTTCAGTGTTCCCTGTGATTTACTGAAGGCAATGATTCGTCAGACTGTTTTTGGTGTTTCCACTTCCGAGATGCGTCCGATCTTGACCGGTTTAATGTGGTCGCTTGATCAAGGCAAATTGCGTTTTGTGGCAACAGACAGCCATCGCTTGGCTAGTCGTACCGCAATGGTCGAATGCCCAGAGGATCTTTCTTTCCACAACGTGGTTGTTCCGGGTAAAAGCTGCAATGAATTGGTAAAAATATTAGATGACGACCAAAATCTCGCAGATATCGTTGTTGCGGACAATCAAATCCTGGTGAAGTCCAAGCATATCCTGTTCTATTCCCGTCTCTTGGAAGGAACCTATCCGGACACGACCAGAATTATTCCACAAGGAAGCAAAACGGAGATCACCGTTAGCACCAAGGAGTTTTTGCAATCCATCGAGCGCGCTTCCTTGTTGAGCCGCGAAGGCAAATCGAACGTAGTCAAGCTCGTTACGATGCCTGATGGAACCGTCGAAATTACGTCCAATGCACCTGAGATCGGGAAAGTAACGGACATTTTGATGCCAAAAGCAATGAATGGCGAAGAATTGAAAATTTCCTTCAACGCCAAATACATGATCGATGCGCTGCGTGCAATCGATAGCGCAGAAATCAAAGCGAGCTTTAGCGGCCCGATGAGTCCATTTGTGATTCGTCCGACCGATCATGACTGGATGCTCCATTTGATTTTGCCGGTTCGTACGTACTAA